In one window of Nocardia brasiliensis DNA:
- the eccCa gene encoding type VII secretion protein EccCa translates to MGTKGFIRLARIAPPRSPGGEVILNAPPEITPPIPAPLWQRLLPVVMVVAMVGMMGLMFTMSGRSMFTNPLAMMFPMMMLMSMIGMFANRTSGGGKKAAELNEERKDYFRYLDQLRRDVRGTGTAQREALFWSHPHPRDLHALIGTRRMWERRPTDPDFGHIRIGVGSHRLATKLVRPETVPLEDLEPVATVALRRFVRTHSVVHGLPTAISLRAFPAVNIEGPREHGRALVRSMLMELATFHGPDNMLFAIVTADPDGAAWSWTKWLPHLQHPREADRIGSARMLFESLSELETSLSDDLLERGRFLRNAPATTGRVHLVVVIDDGYVSGSERTVSDAGLDSVTVLDLTAPQTGLAVRRGLQLVVEESVIGARTGGTVENFAGPDLVSPAVATTFARGLSRYRIATSAQVVDLGAEVSVDPGLMAMLGVADAASLDADAVWRPRSARERLRVPIGVTPDGTRVEIDIKESAENGMGPHGLCIGATGSGKSEFLRTLVLSMVTTHSPDLLNLVLVDFKGGATFLGLDPLPHVSAVITNLEEELSMVDRMRDALAGELTRRQELLRAAGNFANVTEYEKARAAGAALDPLPALFIIVDEFSELLSQKPDFAELFVMIGRLGRSLRVHLLLASQRLEENRLRGLDSHLSYRIGLRTFSAGESRQVLGITDAYHLPAQPGAGYLKSDSSDPLRFNTTYVSGPYVPPVAGRTSGPAAAAAAAVDLFTAAAVAERTELESNEQVQQPIPVELPDLSALLGETPPAAPERSLLQVVVERLTGHGRPAHQVWLPPLDISPTVDMLLPEPDWRSEANRNGGLWLPIGIVDKPYEQKRDVLALDLAGAQGNVAVVGGPQSGKSTTLRTIIVSAAATHTPEQVQFYCLDFGGGTLAALTGLPHVGSAAGRLESDRVRRTVAELSALLRRREARFLELGVANMREFRKRKAELAELSAEQRASDPLAADPFGDVFLVIDGWAAFREDFDLIESQVLALAARGLSYGIHVMLGANRWAEIRPNVKDQIGTRIELRLGDPSDSEMDRRAAVHVPINRPGRGMTTDKLHMLIALPRLDSEVNPDTLSDGVTAAKAGLVELYGERRAPEVRMLPAELDRDQVLATARDLGLPMNNKRVLIGLSESELAPVVLDFEESPHLLVFADVGCGKTTLLRNIAQGLVENTHPNEARVIMVDYRRTMLGVIDGPHLAGYSTSAQTSVPTLKEVAGFVSKRLPGPDITPAQLRERDWWTGPEVYVIVDDYDMVASNNPLLPLMDLLPQARDIGLHVIIARRAGGAARALYDPVLGPMKDMSVDGILMSTPKDEGVLLGDVRPAQYPPGRGLLVSRTRGRDLIQVCHLPAQS, encoded by the coding sequence GTGGGTACAAAGGGTTTCATCCGGCTGGCCAGGATCGCCCCGCCGCGGTCACCGGGCGGCGAAGTAATCCTCAACGCACCGCCGGAGATCACCCCGCCGATTCCGGCGCCGCTGTGGCAGCGGCTGCTGCCGGTGGTGATGGTGGTCGCCATGGTGGGCATGATGGGGCTGATGTTCACCATGAGTGGGCGCTCCATGTTCACCAATCCGCTCGCCATGATGTTCCCGATGATGATGCTGATGTCGATGATCGGCATGTTCGCCAATCGCACCAGTGGCGGCGGCAAGAAGGCCGCCGAGCTCAACGAGGAACGCAAGGACTACTTCCGCTACCTCGACCAGCTGCGTCGTGATGTCCGCGGCACCGGCACCGCCCAGCGCGAAGCCCTGTTCTGGAGTCATCCGCACCCGCGCGATCTGCACGCGCTGATCGGCACCCGCCGGATGTGGGAACGCAGACCCACCGACCCCGACTTCGGGCATATCCGGATCGGCGTCGGCAGCCATCGCCTGGCCACCAAACTCGTTCGGCCCGAGACTGTTCCGCTCGAGGACCTGGAGCCGGTGGCGACCGTGGCGCTGCGCCGCTTCGTCCGCACCCATTCGGTGGTGCACGGCCTGCCGACCGCGATCTCGTTGCGCGCGTTCCCCGCGGTGAACATCGAGGGGCCGCGCGAGCACGGCCGCGCGCTGGTCCGATCGATGCTGATGGAGCTGGCCACCTTTCACGGCCCGGACAACATGCTCTTCGCGATCGTCACCGCCGATCCCGACGGCGCGGCGTGGAGCTGGACCAAATGGCTGCCGCACCTACAGCATCCGCGTGAGGCCGACCGGATCGGCTCGGCGCGCATGCTTTTCGAATCGCTGTCGGAACTGGAGACCTCGCTGTCGGACGATCTGCTCGAGCGCGGTCGCTTCCTGCGCAACGCACCGGCGACGACGGGCCGAGTGCACCTGGTGGTGGTGATCGATGACGGATATGTCAGCGGATCCGAACGCACGGTCAGCGACGCCGGGCTCGACTCGGTGACCGTGCTCGACCTGACCGCGCCGCAGACCGGTCTAGCGGTCCGGCGCGGCCTGCAACTGGTGGTCGAGGAGTCGGTGATAGGCGCGCGGACCGGCGGCACCGTGGAGAACTTCGCGGGTCCCGACCTGGTGAGCCCGGCGGTCGCCACCACCTTCGCGCGCGGGCTGTCGCGGTACCGGATCGCCACCAGCGCACAGGTGGTCGACCTGGGGGCCGAGGTCAGCGTCGACCCCGGACTGATGGCGATGCTCGGCGTCGCGGACGCGGCGAGCCTGGACGCGGACGCGGTCTGGCGGCCGAGGTCGGCACGCGAACGGTTGCGGGTGCCGATCGGCGTCACCCCCGATGGCACCCGGGTCGAGATCGACATCAAGGAATCCGCCGAGAACGGCATGGGCCCGCACGGGCTGTGCATCGGCGCGACGGGCTCGGGCAAATCGGAGTTCCTGCGCACGCTGGTGCTGTCGATGGTGACCACCCACTCCCCCGATCTGCTGAATCTGGTGCTGGTCGACTTCAAAGGTGGCGCGACATTTCTCGGCCTCGACCCGCTGCCGCACGTCTCCGCGGTGATCACCAACCTCGAGGAAGAGCTCTCGATGGTGGACCGGATGCGCGACGCGCTGGCCGGTGAGCTGACCCGCAGACAGGAACTGCTGCGCGCCGCGGGCAACTTCGCCAACGTCACCGAGTACGAGAAGGCCCGTGCGGCGGGCGCCGCGCTCGACCCGCTGCCCGCGCTGTTCATCATCGTCGACGAGTTCTCCGAATTGCTGTCGCAGAAACCGGATTTCGCCGAGTTGTTCGTGATGATCGGGCGCCTCGGCCGGTCCCTTCGGGTGCATCTGCTGCTCGCCTCGCAGCGGCTCGAGGAGAACCGGCTGCGCGGGCTGGATTCGCATCTGTCCTATCGGATCGGCCTGCGCACCTTCTCGGCGGGCGAATCCCGGCAGGTGCTCGGCATCACCGACGCCTACCACCTCCCCGCGCAGCCCGGGGCGGGCTATCTGAAGAGCGATTCGTCGGATCCGTTGCGGTTCAACACCACGTATGTGTCGGGGCCATATGTGCCGCCGGTCGCGGGACGGACGAGTGGACCGGCCGCCGCCGCAGCGGCCGCGGTCGATCTGTTCACCGCGGCGGCTGTCGCGGAACGAACCGAGCTGGAGTCGAATGAGCAAGTGCAGCAGCCGATCCCGGTGGAGCTGCCGGATCTCAGCGCCCTGCTCGGGGAAACGCCGCCCGCCGCACCCGAACGGTCGCTGCTGCAGGTGGTGGTGGAACGGCTGACCGGGCACGGCAGGCCCGCCCATCAGGTCTGGCTGCCCCCGCTCGACATCTCCCCCACCGTCGATATGCTGCTGCCCGAACCGGATTGGCGCAGCGAAGCCAACCGCAACGGCGGCCTCTGGCTGCCGATCGGCATCGTCGACAAGCCGTACGAACAGAAGCGGGACGTACTCGCGCTCGACCTGGCCGGCGCCCAGGGCAACGTCGCGGTGGTCGGCGGACCGCAATCGGGCAAATCCACCACCCTGCGCACCATCATCGTCTCGGCCGCCGCCACCCACACCCCGGAACAGGTGCAGTTCTACTGCCTCGACTTCGGCGGCGGCACCCTGGCCGCGCTCACCGGACTGCCGCACGTCGGTTCGGCGGCCGGGCGTCTGGAGAGCGACCGGGTCCGGCGCACCGTCGCCGAACTCAGCGCGCTGCTGCGCCGCCGCGAGGCCCGCTTCCTGGAACTCGGGGTGGCGAACATGCGCGAATTCCGCAAGCGCAAAGCCGAATTGGCGGAACTGAGCGCCGAGCAACGGGCATCCGATCCACTCGCCGCCGACCCGTTCGGCGACGTGTTCCTGGTGATCGACGGCTGGGCGGCCTTCCGGGAGGACTTCGACCTGATCGAAAGCCAGGTGCTCGCCCTGGCGGCGCGCGGGTTGTCCTACGGCATCCACGTCATGCTCGGCGCGAACCGGTGGGCCGAGATCCGGCCGAACGTGAAGGATCAGATCGGCACCAGAATCGAGCTGCGCCTCGGCGATCCATCGGACTCGGAAATGGATCGCCGTGCGGCGGTGCATGTTCCGATCAACCGTCCGGGCCGCGGCATGACCACCGACAAGCTGCACATGCTGATCGCCCTGCCCCGCCTGGACAGCGAGGTGAATCCGGATACGCTCTCCGACGGCGTCACCGCCGCGAAGGCGGGCCTGGTCGAGCTCTATGGTGAGCGCAGGGCGCCCGAGGTCCGCATGCTGCCCGCGGAACTCGACCGCGACCAAGTACTGGCCACCGCACGCGATCTCGGCCTGCCCATGAACAACAAGCGGGTGCTGATCGGGCTGAGCGAATCGGAACTGGCGCCGGTGGTGCTCGATTTCGAGGAGTCACCGCACCTGCTGGTGTTCGCCGACGTGGGCTGCGGCAAGACCACGCTGCTGCGCAATATCGCGCAGGGACTGGTGGAGAACACCCATCCCAACGAGGCGCGGGTCATTATGGTCGACTACCGCCGCACCATGCTCGGCGTGATCGACGGGCCGCACCTGGCCGGATATTCCACCTCCGCACAGACTTCCGTGCCCACGCTCAAGGAAGTCGCCGGGTTCGTGTCGAAACGTCTGCCCGGACCCGACATCACGCCGGCCCAGCTGCGCGAGCGCGACTGGTGGACCGGCCCCGAGGTGTACGTGATCGTCGACGACTACGACATGGTGGCGTCGAACAATCCGCTGCTGCCGCTGATGGATCTGCTGCCGCAGGCCCGCGATATCGGCCTGCACGTGATCATCGCGCGGCGCGCGGGCGGCGCGGCCCGTGCGCTCTACGACCCCGTGCTCGGGCCGATGAAAGATATGTCGGTGGACGGCATTCTGATGAGCACACCGAAGGACGAGGGTGTGCTGCTCGGCGACGTGCGCCCCGCGCAGTATCCGCCGGGCCGCGGCCTGCTGGTGTCGCGCACCCGCGGCCGCGACCTCATCCAGGTCTGCCACCTCCCCGCGCAGAGCTGA
- a CDS encoding cation:proton antiporter regulatory subunit — MNIEVTPLPGIGVRKDFPLKGARRRLGIIDRKDGSIDLILSKADNPEVTEQLPLTKEEASTLANLLGAPQLVAQLREEHRDLEGLTTRQLAIRKSSPYDGRRLGDTEMRTRTRASIVAVMRAGNPIASPGPDLVLVAGDLLIVVGTADGLDAAATILTDG; from the coding sequence GTGAATATCGAGGTGACACCCCTGCCGGGGATAGGTGTACGCAAGGACTTTCCGTTGAAAGGCGCGCGCCGCCGGCTCGGAATCATCGACCGTAAAGACGGGTCGATCGACCTGATCCTGAGCAAGGCCGACAATCCCGAGGTGACCGAACAGCTGCCCCTGACCAAGGAGGAAGCGTCCACGCTGGCGAATCTGCTCGGCGCGCCGCAGCTGGTCGCTCAGCTGCGCGAGGAACACCGCGACTTGGAAGGTCTCACCACCCGGCAGCTGGCGATCCGCAAGAGCTCGCCCTATGACGGGCGCCGACTGGGCGACACCGAGATGCGCACCCGCACCAGGGCGTCCATCGTCGCGGTGATGCGCGCGGGCAATCCGATCGCCTCGCCGGGCCCGGATCTGGTCCTGGTGGCCGGGGATCTGCTGATCGTCGTCGGCACCGCGGACGGCCTAGACGCCGCCGCCACGATTCTCACCGACGGCTGA
- a CDS encoding cation:proton antiporter, producing MQLGAVFFGLGLLGRVAARIGLSPIPLYLLGGLVFGSGGLVQLGHVDEFIHIASEIGVVLLLLLLGLEYSAAELVTGMRKSWMAGVLDLVLNATPGVLVALVLGWGPTGAIAMAGVTYISSSGIVAKVLNDLGRLGNRETPIILSILVFEDLVMAGYLPVLTAVLAGVGFLAGLQTLGIALAAVTVVLVIALRYGRYVSMIVDSEDREIFLLKVLGSALLVAGVASAVQVSAAVGAFLLGIAISGSTAHNATKLLEPLRDLFAAMFFVLFGLSTDPASIPPVLGWACVLAAVTVATKIATGWWAGKWGGVSKFGRARAGTALVAHGEFSIVIAGLAVSAGAVPDEFTAMATTYVLLMAVLGPIAARVVEPVLVFVDRRRARSS from the coding sequence ATGCAACTCGGGGCGGTGTTTTTCGGTCTCGGACTACTGGGGCGGGTGGCCGCCCGGATCGGTCTGTCGCCGATTCCGTTGTATCTGCTCGGCGGCCTTGTCTTCGGGTCCGGTGGGCTGGTGCAGCTCGGACACGTCGACGAGTTCATCCACATCGCCAGCGAGATCGGCGTTGTGCTGCTGTTGCTGTTGCTCGGACTCGAGTACAGCGCGGCGGAATTGGTCACCGGGATGCGCAAGTCGTGGATGGCCGGCGTGCTCGATCTCGTGCTCAACGCCACACCCGGTGTGCTGGTCGCGCTCGTGCTCGGGTGGGGGCCCACCGGGGCGATCGCCATGGCCGGCGTCACCTACATCTCCTCGTCCGGCATCGTCGCGAAGGTCCTCAACGACCTCGGTCGGCTCGGTAACCGGGAAACCCCGATCATCCTGTCCATCCTGGTCTTCGAGGATCTGGTGATGGCCGGGTATCTGCCGGTGCTGACCGCGGTGCTGGCCGGCGTCGGATTCCTCGCCGGGCTGCAGACCCTCGGCATCGCGCTCGCCGCGGTGACCGTCGTGCTCGTGATCGCGCTGCGGTACGGCCGCTACGTGTCGATGATCGTGGACAGCGAGGATCGCGAGATCTTCCTGCTGAAGGTGCTCGGCTCGGCGCTGCTGGTCGCGGGAGTCGCCTCGGCGGTGCAGGTTTCGGCCGCGGTCGGCGCGTTCCTGCTCGGCATCGCCATCTCCGGATCCACCGCGCACAACGCGACCAAACTACTCGAACCGCTGCGTGACCTGTTCGCCGCGATGTTCTTCGTCCTGTTCGGTCTGAGCACCGACCCGGCGAGCATCCCGCCGGTCCTCGGCTGGGCGTGCGTGCTGGCCGCGGTCACGGTGGCGACGAAGATCGCCACCGGCTGGTGGGCGGGCAAGTGGGGCGGGGTGTCCAAATTCGGGCGCGCGCGAGCAGGCACCGCGCTCGTCGCGCACGGTGAATTCTCCATCGTGATCGCCGGACTCGCGGTCTCCGCAGGCGCGGTACCGGACGAATTCACCGCGATGGCAACGACCTACGTGCTGTTGATGGCGGTCCTCGGACCGATTGCCGCCCGTGTGGTGGAGCCGGTGCTGGTGTTCGTGGATCGGCGCCGGGCGCGATCCTCCTGA
- the eccA gene encoding type VII secretion AAA-ATPase EccA gives MSAIRQAQQVFDAGVLSLGLTVDGQQAAKNLEYAKVAFRRATELDPDMCDAWLGRLAAGDASAEVFAQLHRTSTTSLLREQRRLGLPPRQLAGRCQIGQYIDYPVAGLSEIWIAQAMQLLADKQFDDAQQVLDELDERRKKLTDDPEREVDDRLCAYARGVLYFTAQLWPDVMAVLAGSAEWPDQYMAVGAHVMVGTACAHLGLFGEATRRLELAERGPIPAARTAAMYCRGLALREQGNEDEARALFETVYSQVPGFASNARALHDPTFRIIVTTREQIESRTDRWDPATAPSLDEAALQEHQDRAEEILAAARAELQAQIGLAAVKVQVAKLQSSAAMAKIRAEKGLNSMPRGQHLAFTGPPGTGKTTIARVVAKIYCGLGLLKTDKVVETKRSDFVGQHLGSTAIKTNALIDSAMDGVLFVDEAYTLIQSGLSGGDAFGREAVDTLLARMENDRDRLVVIIAGYDGEIDRFLASNDGLASRFAKRVKFDSYTPEELCDIGEFIARKRDSSLSPDAVGCLRAACAQLYATERTDQSGLPRRGVDIAGNGRFIRNVIESAEEEREYRLAMDESLDLRALDEDTLMRIEADDMSKALESVLATLT, from the coding sequence ATGTCAGCGATTCGTCAAGCGCAACAGGTCTTCGACGCGGGCGTGCTGTCGTTGGGTTTGACCGTCGACGGTCAACAGGCCGCCAAGAACCTCGAATACGCCAAGGTGGCCTTCCGTCGCGCCACCGAGCTCGACCCGGACATGTGCGACGCGTGGCTGGGCCGGCTCGCGGCCGGTGATGCCTCCGCCGAGGTGTTCGCGCAGTTGCATCGCACCTCGACGACCTCGCTGCTGCGCGAACAGCGCAGGCTCGGGCTGCCGCCGCGCCAGTTGGCGGGACGCTGTCAGATCGGCCAGTACATCGACTATCCGGTCGCCGGGCTCAGCGAGATCTGGATCGCGCAGGCGATGCAGCTGTTGGCCGACAAGCAGTTCGACGACGCCCAGCAGGTGCTCGACGAACTCGATGAGCGCCGCAAGAAACTCACCGACGACCCCGAACGCGAGGTGGACGATCGGCTGTGCGCCTACGCGCGCGGCGTGCTGTACTTCACCGCTCAGCTGTGGCCCGACGTGATGGCGGTGCTGGCCGGATCGGCCGAATGGCCGGACCAGTACATGGCGGTGGGCGCCCACGTCATGGTCGGCACCGCGTGCGCACATCTCGGCCTGTTCGGTGAGGCGACGCGGCGGCTCGAACTCGCCGAGCGCGGGCCGATTCCGGCGGCCCGCACCGCGGCCATGTACTGCCGCGGTCTGGCGTTGCGGGAGCAGGGCAACGAAGACGAGGCGCGCGCGTTGTTCGAGACCGTCTACAGCCAGGTGCCCGGGTTCGCCTCGAACGCGCGCGCTCTGCACGATCCCACCTTCCGAATCATCGTCACCACCCGCGAGCAGATCGAATCCCGCACCGACCGTTGGGATCCCGCGACCGCGCCGTCCCTGGACGAGGCCGCGCTGCAGGAACACCAGGATCGCGCCGAGGAGATCTTGGCCGCCGCCCGCGCGGAATTGCAGGCGCAGATCGGCCTGGCCGCGGTGAAGGTCCAGGTCGCCAAGCTGCAATCCTCGGCGGCGATGGCGAAGATCCGGGCGGAGAAGGGCCTCAACAGCATGCCCCGCGGCCAGCACCTGGCCTTCACCGGTCCGCCGGGCACCGGAAAGACCACCATCGCCCGCGTTGTCGCCAAGATCTACTGCGGCCTGGGGCTGTTGAAGACCGACAAGGTGGTCGAGACCAAACGTTCCGACTTCGTCGGTCAGCACCTGGGGTCCACCGCGATCAAGACCAACGCGTTGATCGACTCGGCGATGGACGGCGTGCTGTTCGTCGACGAGGCGTACACGCTGATCCAGTCGGGCCTGTCCGGGGGCGACGCGTTCGGCCGCGAGGCGGTGGACACCCTGCTCGCGCGCATGGAGAATGACCGCGACCGGCTGGTCGTCATCATCGCAGGCTACGACGGCGAGATCGATCGCTTCCTGGCCAGCAACGACGGCCTCGCCTCCCGGTTCGCCAAGCGCGTCAAGTTCGACTCCTACACCCCCGAAGAGCTCTGCGATATCGGCGAATTCATTGCGCGCAAACGCGATTCGTCGCTGTCACCCGATGCGGTCGGCTGCCTGCGCGCCGCCTGCGCCCAGCTGTACGCGACCGAGCGCACCGACCAGAGCGGCCTGCCACGCCGCGGCGTCGACATCGCGGGCAACGGCCGGTTCATCCGCAATGTCATCGAAAGTGCCGAGGAAGAGCGGGAATACCGCCTCGCCATGGACGAGTCGCTCGACCTGCGCGCCCTCGACGAAGACACCCTGATGCGCATCGAGGCCGACGACATGAGCAAGGCGCTGGAGAGCGTGCTCGCTACGTTGACGTGA
- the mycP gene encoding type VII secretion-associated serine protease mycosin: protein MRESAVRRSGLVVAMAMALTAAPIGTALGVPPPVVDPGTSITDAPVAPPVPAEQKLLCSQPNWTGPAPIGVPVAQKILGLDRAWQFSQGAGQTVAVIDTGVNPHPRLSVRPGGDYVADSDGTADCDGHGTLVAGIIAGHPEPEGNDGFSGVAPAASILAIRQTSLAYQAKNSYRSDDPRAMSAGGYGTVDTLAAAVVHAVDSGATVINLSAVSCRPAGTDPVDAALGASLRYAFEHDVVVVAAAGNLQQQGACKEQNGLAGWDAVATIATPAWFVPYVLSVASVEPDGSPSPFTLYGPWVSVAAPGSNLMSLDSNPGGTGLVNGTPQADGQVAAVNGTSFATAYVSGLAALVRSRFPELSAAQVMERITRTAHAPGNGRDVRLGAGLIDPVAALTAVLPPVRQDHDPGAGVAIAGPTPPAFISPWPRRIGLAGAASCLTLLALVLILSIPFRREQRRPLVLPGDD from the coding sequence ATGCGTGAGTCCGCGGTGCGCCGCTCGGGCTTGGTCGTCGCGATGGCCATGGCACTGACCGCAGCCCCGATCGGCACGGCGCTCGGCGTGCCGCCGCCGGTGGTCGACCCTGGCACGTCGATCACCGACGCACCGGTCGCCCCTCCGGTGCCCGCCGAGCAGAAACTGCTGTGCTCCCAACCGAATTGGACCGGGCCCGCGCCGATCGGCGTGCCCGTCGCGCAGAAGATACTCGGGCTCGACCGCGCCTGGCAGTTCAGCCAGGGCGCGGGGCAGACCGTCGCGGTGATCGACACCGGCGTCAATCCGCATCCGCGGCTGTCGGTGCGCCCGGGCGGTGACTACGTCGCCGATTCGGACGGCACCGCCGACTGCGACGGGCACGGCACGCTGGTGGCGGGCATCATCGCGGGCCATCCCGAACCCGAGGGCAACGACGGCTTCTCCGGTGTCGCGCCCGCGGCCTCGATTCTCGCCATCCGTCAGACCAGCCTGGCTTACCAGGCCAAGAACAGCTATCGCTCCGACGACCCGCGGGCGATGTCGGCGGGCGGCTACGGCACCGTCGACACCCTCGCGGCCGCGGTGGTGCACGCCGTCGACAGCGGCGCCACCGTCATCAACCTGTCGGCGGTCTCCTGCCGCCCCGCGGGCACCGACCCGGTGGACGCCGCGCTCGGCGCGTCGCTGCGGTACGCCTTCGAACACGACGTCGTGGTCGTCGCCGCCGCGGGGAATCTGCAACAGCAGGGGGCGTGCAAAGAACAGAACGGTCTCGCCGGGTGGGACGCGGTCGCGACGATCGCGACCCCCGCGTGGTTCGTGCCCTATGTGCTGTCGGTGGCGTCGGTCGAGCCGGACGGTTCGCCCTCGCCGTTCACCCTGTACGGCCCCTGGGTTTCGGTCGCCGCGCCGGGCAGCAATCTGATGTCGTTGGACAGCAACCCGGGCGGCACCGGGCTCGTCAACGGCACCCCGCAGGCCGACGGTCAGGTGGCCGCGGTCAACGGCACGAGCTTCGCCACCGCGTATGTCTCCGGCCTGGCCGCCCTGGTGCGGTCCCGCTTTCCCGAGTTGTCCGCCGCCCAGGTGATGGAACGCATCACCCGCACCGCGCACGCCCCTGGCAACGGCCGCGATGTACGCCTCGGTGCGGGTCTCATCGACCCGGTGGCCGCGCTCACCGCGGTGCTGCCGCCGGTGCGCCAGGACCACGATCCCGGCGCCGGCGTCGCGATCGCAGGCCCGACGCCACCGGCGTTCATCAGCCCGTGGCCGCGCCGCATCGGCCTCGCGGGTGCCGCGAGCTGCCTGACGCTGCTGGCGCTGGTGCTCATCCTCTCCATTCCGTTCCGGCGCGAACAGCGCAGGCCCCTCGTCCTGCCGGGCGACGATTAA
- the eccD gene encoding type VII secretion integral membrane protein EccD has protein sequence MLESTAIEPQLCRVSVIGGNTQVDVVLPATVAIASFIPDVVALIASRNPDLSEHEDNGPLAAQHWTLAMPGQSAIDPERTLTEAEVFDGDLLVLRAVDSVESPPLFDDVIDAVARLTDDSFRGWSSESAGRAGMGGAIAAVVAMCFLLLFAAGSGWGVLAGSVGVGTGLVISIGAAVVARKYAATTPATVLALAGLLLMGSGAAAFVPGRPGAPHLLFGGAAIVLLTVIAMRMIAVRPMMFTGVLTIAAFATGAAATVTIWDCTPVHVASGVIVFALLAITLAPRIAVAAARLPVPPVPTAGAAIDPRDHEPRPTIEGIGAIGATAIPSAAGLEQRSRRANDFQSGMICGVVAVTVLATLVVTALTTEHRWQCAVLAAAVGVVLARRGRAFADLTQAAVLVAGGCAVLIGSTVLWGVRMPELALPAVGALLLVAALGMVIGVAGPNMEVSPVVQRAGEIVEYALICVIGPLVFWILDIYAFARNA, from the coding sequence GTGTTGGAGTCCACGGCAATCGAGCCGCAACTGTGCCGGGTGTCGGTGATCGGCGGCAATACCCAGGTGGATGTGGTGCTGCCCGCCACCGTCGCGATCGCGAGCTTCATCCCGGATGTGGTGGCGCTCATCGCTTCTCGCAATCCCGACCTGTCCGAACACGAGGACAACGGCCCACTGGCCGCCCAGCATTGGACACTGGCGATGCCGGGGCAGAGCGCGATCGACCCGGAACGGACGCTGACCGAGGCCGAGGTGTTCGACGGCGATCTGCTGGTGTTGCGCGCGGTGGACTCGGTCGAGTCACCGCCGTTGTTCGACGACGTGATCGACGCGGTCGCACGGCTCACCGACGACTCCTTCCGCGGTTGGTCGAGCGAATCGGCGGGCCGGGCCGGGATGGGCGGCGCGATCGCGGCGGTGGTCGCGATGTGTTTTCTGCTGTTGTTCGCCGCGGGCAGCGGCTGGGGCGTCCTGGCCGGATCGGTGGGCGTCGGCACCGGTCTGGTGATCTCGATCGGCGCCGCGGTGGTCGCCAGGAAATACGCGGCGACCACCCCCGCGACGGTCCTCGCCCTGGCCGGGCTGCTCTTGATGGGAAGTGGCGCAGCGGCATTCGTGCCGGGGCGCCCCGGCGCGCCACACCTGCTCTTCGGCGGGGCCGCCATCGTGTTGCTCACGGTCATCGCGATGCGCATGATCGCGGTGCGCCCGATGATGTTCACCGGCGTCCTCACGATCGCGGCCTTCGCCACCGGCGCCGCTGCCACCGTGACGATCTGGGATTGCACGCCGGTGCACGTCGCGAGCGGTGTCATCGTTTTCGCGCTGCTCGCCATCACGCTCGCCCCGCGGATCGCGGTCGCGGCCGCGCGGCTGCCGGTGCCACCGGTGCCGACCGCGGGCGCGGCCATCGACCCGCGCGATCACGAACCGCGCCCGACCATCGAGGGCATCGGCGCCATCGGCGCGACCGCCATCCCCTCGGCGGCCGGCCTCGAGCAACGGTCCAGGCGGGCCAACGACTTTCAGTCCGGCATGATCTGCGGCGTCGTCGCGGTCACCGTGCTCGCGACGCTCGTCGTCACCGCGCTGACCACCGAGCATCGCTGGCAGTGCGCGGTGCTCGCCGCCGCGGTCGGCGTCGTCCTCGCCAGACGCGGCCGGGCCTTCGCCGACCTGACCCAGGCCGCAGTACTGGTGGCCGGCGGCTGCGCGGTGCTGATCGGGTCGACCGTGCTGTGGGGTGTGCGGATGCCGGAACTCGCGCTGCCCGCCGTCGGTGCGCTGTTGCTGGTCGCCGCGCTCGGCATGGTGATCGGCGTGGCCGGGCCGAACATGGAGGTGTCGCCGGTCGTGCAGCGGGCGGGCGAGATCGTGGAGTACGCCCTCATCTGCGTGATCGGTCCGCTGGTCTTCTGGATTCTCGACATCTACGCCTTCGCGCGCAATGCGTGA